In a single window of the Deltaproteobacteria bacterium genome:
- a CDS encoding 2,3-bisphosphoglycerate-independent phosphoglycerate mutase produces MPQELIDSLVVKNDTKIVFLIMDGLGGLPMPGRDQTELEAARTPNMDTLARKSICGLLDPVGYGITPGSGPAHFALFGYDPVTTNVGRGLLSATGVDFPMTPRDIFMRVNFATIDKKGLLLDRRAGRIATEESERLCRKLQERIRLSSPEAAGVEVFFRTEKEYRGIIALRGDNLREEIAETDPQQTGVASHPPLALIPEAAKTSVILTELIAKVKEVLADEPKANMILLRGYGKYQQFPSIGSRFGINPLAIANYPMYRGIARLLGMEVNPLTYTIAEEFAALEQNFQQFDFFFMHIKPTDSNGEDGNFDGKVKVIEEVDALLPRLTALKPDVLVVTGDHSTPAALKSHSWHPVPAILASPTCRPDRVERFGERDCIQGGLGRMPMMHLMSLALAHAQRLTKFGA; encoded by the coding sequence ATGCCGCAAGAACTTATAGATTCGCTGGTCGTAAAAAACGACACCAAAATCGTCTTTCTCATCATGGATGGTCTCGGCGGCCTGCCCATGCCCGGCCGGGACCAGACGGAACTGGAGGCGGCCCGTACGCCTAATATGGACACACTGGCCAGGAAGTCCATTTGCGGCCTTCTCGATCCCGTGGGATACGGGATCACACCGGGCAGCGGCCCGGCCCATTTCGCCCTGTTCGGCTACGACCCCGTCACGACTAATGTGGGGCGCGGCCTGCTTTCGGCCACGGGCGTTGATTTCCCCATGACTCCGCGAGATATTTTCATGCGCGTCAACTTTGCCACCATTGATAAAAAAGGGCTGCTCCTGGACCGGCGCGCCGGTCGCATCGCCACGGAAGAAAGTGAGCGCCTGTGCCGGAAGCTTCAGGAACGAATCCGCTTGTCTTCCCCGGAAGCAGCAGGGGTAGAGGTCTTCTTCCGCACGGAAAAGGAATACCGGGGCATAATCGCCCTCCGGGGTGATAATCTCCGGGAGGAAATCGCCGAGACGGACCCGCAGCAAACCGGTGTAGCGTCTCATCCCCCTCTCGCCCTGATACCGGAGGCCGCCAAAACATCGGTCATCCTGACGGAATTGATCGCAAAGGTAAAGGAAGTCCTGGCCGATGAACCAAAGGCCAACATGATCCTGCTGCGCGGTTATGGGAAGTACCAGCAATTCCCGAGTATCGGCAGCCGGTTCGGCATCAACCCCCTGGCCATCGCCAATTATCCCATGTACCGCGGCATTGCGCGTCTACTGGGAATGGAAGTTAATCCGCTGACTTATACCATTGCCGAAGAATTTGCGGCGCTGGAGCAGAATTTCCAGCAGTTCGACTTCTTTTTCATGCACATCAAGCCCACCGATTCCAATGGCGAAGACGGCAATTTCGACGGGAAGGTGAAGGTTATTGAAGAGGTGGATGCGCTGCTGCCGCGCCTGACAGCCCTCAAACCCGACGTCCTCGTGGTGACGGGCGACCACTCCACGCCGGCGGCTCTGAAATCCCACAGCTGGCACCCCGTGCCGGCGATCCTGGCCTCTCCGACCTGCCGGCCGGACCGGGTAGAGCGTTTCGGCGAGCGGGACTGCATCCAGGGAGGCCTGGGCCGGATGCCGATGATGCATCTCATGTCGCTGGCCCTGGCCCACGCCCAGCGGCTGACCAAATTTGGAGCGTAA